A single window of Streptomyces sp. NBC_00464 DNA harbors:
- a CDS encoding DUF6344 domain-containing protein, which produces MSTFKAKSIWTAFITAFFALLASLGLASTAAAATEATVTEPANTSHEHRSATAATPTAPSVRWTLPRDRALPPTMKQRIRAEAHGSSPATRQLSADTKDTTNTTGTARASHGAPAGDASLLPP; this is translated from the coding sequence ATGAGCACCTTCAAGGCCAAGAGCATCTGGACCGCCTTCATCACCGCGTTCTTCGCACTGCTCGCATCGCTGGGCCTCGCAAGCACCGCCGCCGCGGCCACGGAAGCCACGGTCACGGAGCCGGCGAACACGAGCCACGAGCACAGGAGCGCGACCGCGGCAACTCCGACCGCCCCGTCGGTGCGATGGACCCTCCCGCGTGACCGGGCGCTGCCGCCCACGATGAAGCAGCGCATCCGCGCCGAGGCACACGGCTCCTCACCCGCCACCCGGCAACTGTCCGCGGACACGAAGGACACCACGAACACCACCGGTACCGCCCGCGCCTCGCACGGTGCCCCGGCGGGGGACGCATCCCTCCTCCCGCCCTGA
- a CDS encoding helix-turn-helix domain-containing protein: MAETEREGLVEREEVQRVFDGLDAVESMEDSLVKAQIISRLLRDQTERTKRLKEHRRRIVLHLRSQKVTYREIAESLGVSIGTVQDIERGYSGSGKNRPKKNTPTTGE, translated from the coding sequence ATGGCCGAGACAGAGCGTGAAGGGCTGGTCGAGCGGGAGGAGGTGCAACGTGTCTTCGATGGCCTGGACGCCGTCGAGTCGATGGAGGACTCACTGGTGAAGGCACAGATCATCAGCCGCCTGCTCAGAGATCAGACCGAGCGCACCAAGAGGCTGAAGGAGCATCGCCGGAGGATCGTGCTGCATCTGCGGTCGCAGAAGGTGACGTACCGAGAGATCGCCGAAAGCCTGGGGGTCTCGATCGGAACCGTGCAGGACATCGAGCGGGGCTACTCCGGGTCCGGGAAGAACCGCCCCAAGAAGAACACCCCGACGACCGGCGAGTAA
- a CDS encoding helix-turn-helix domain-containing protein: MTTGPSNPGDDAAEDPAPTGEDLAAILTRLLEETGRTQKELAAEAGIKYPTLNAWVNRTRGTSRIDADDLRSMTEVLRLWRADVTPAQLFKAAGRRVPGPTSEEREQRLLRIYRDLPTEGQRALIQSAEAMRAASRR, from the coding sequence GTGACTACAGGCCCGAGCAACCCCGGCGACGACGCCGCCGAGGACCCCGCCCCCACCGGCGAGGACCTGGCAGCCATCCTCACCCGACTCCTTGAGGAGACGGGGCGTACGCAGAAAGAGCTGGCTGCTGAGGCCGGCATCAAATACCCGACGCTGAACGCATGGGTGAACCGGACGCGCGGTACCTCACGCATCGACGCGGACGACCTTCGCTCGATGACCGAGGTCCTCCGCCTCTGGCGGGCGGACGTGACCCCGGCCCAACTGTTCAAGGCGGCGGGGCGCAGGGTGCCCGGACCTACCAGCGAGGAGCGTGAACAGCGACTCCTCCGTATCTACCGCGACCTGCCAACCGAAGGGCAGAGAGCGCTCATTCAATCCGCCGAGGCGATGCGTGCTGCCAGCAGACGGTAG
- a CDS encoding BN159_2729 family protein: MNKNLPQTIKVVRELLAGTGDVAQAIAHALDQQHLLVDPERTYGAVLRRGPEGWVPVTPPAPSSAEPTSGLEDQARAWDDACGRARELAAAMGSQYAAEPDVTGVTVDGDTVVMSLHITDRARWAAWMETLGLTEAQVTGLDYVSCGRTSWGGVPLSVLAYDVPELEIAAAAQAKRPCRYGGVVYDLALPYRDIKGDTWYFQGESSEGMPLLSVDGRPERCSLANIVEFSGPLSPVRELLTVAGGESA; encoded by the coding sequence GTGAACAAGAACCTCCCTCAGACGATCAAGGTTGTCCGCGAACTGCTCGCCGGTACTGGCGACGTCGCGCAGGCGATCGCGCACGCTCTCGATCAGCAGCATCTTCTTGTCGACCCGGAGCGTACGTACGGTGCCGTTCTTCGCCGGGGCCCGGAGGGCTGGGTGCCGGTGACTCCGCCGGCCCCGAGCTCGGCCGAGCCGACCAGCGGCCTGGAGGACCAGGCTCGTGCGTGGGACGACGCGTGTGGCCGGGCCCGTGAGTTGGCGGCCGCGATGGGCTCCCAGTACGCGGCCGAGCCGGACGTCACTGGTGTGACGGTCGACGGCGACACCGTGGTCATGAGCCTCCACATCACCGACCGCGCCCGGTGGGCAGCGTGGATGGAGACGCTCGGGCTGACCGAGGCGCAGGTGACGGGCCTCGACTACGTGTCGTGCGGCCGGACGTCGTGGGGCGGGGTGCCGCTCAGCGTCCTGGCGTACGACGTACCCGAGCTCGAAATTGCGGCGGCCGCTCAGGCGAAGCGCCCGTGCCGGTACGGCGGTGTCGTCTACGACCTGGCGCTCCCGTACCGCGACATCAAGGGGGACACCTGGTACTTCCAGGGCGAGTCGTCCGAGGGGATGCCGTTGCTGTCGGTCGACGGTCGGCCGGAGCGGTGCTCGCTCGCGAACATCGTCGAGTTCTCCGGTCCGCTGTCGCCGGTTCGTGAGCTGCTGACCGTCGCGGGCGGTGAGAGCGCATGA
- a CDS encoding sigma-70 family RNA polymerase sigma factor encodes MTTQASPKIAPPGAEPALVSAARAGNATAFIDLYTEHRGPVYRYILSRVRDSYLAEDLTSETFLRAYRRIDSFAWQGTDIGAWLVTIARNIVVDHVRLKARRPEVTTDDIDFLDQSESSAEVSALAAFDGAPVRQALDTLLPDHRQVIVLQSWSGMSCREVAAVMHRSEGAVKMLRFRAMANLRRALQNYEVAA; translated from the coding sequence TTGACCACACAGGCTAGCCCCAAGATCGCCCCGCCGGGAGCGGAGCCCGCCCTCGTGTCCGCTGCCCGTGCCGGTAACGCCACCGCGTTCATTGACCTGTACACCGAGCACCGCGGCCCCGTCTACCGCTACATCCTCAGCCGCGTCCGGGACAGCTACCTCGCCGAGGACCTCACGAGCGAGACGTTCCTCCGCGCGTACCGCCGCATCGACTCGTTCGCCTGGCAGGGCACCGACATTGGCGCCTGGCTGGTGACGATCGCCCGCAACATCGTCGTCGACCACGTCCGGTTGAAGGCCCGCCGCCCCGAGGTCACAACGGACGATATCGATTTCCTCGACCAGTCCGAGAGTTCGGCCGAGGTGTCCGCGCTCGCCGCGTTCGACGGCGCGCCCGTCCGCCAGGCGCTCGATACCCTCCTGCCCGATCACCGACAGGTCATCGTCCTCCAGTCCTGGTCGGGCATGTCGTGCCGCGAGGTCGCCGCGGTGATGCACCGGAGCGAGGGCGCCGTGAAGATGCTCCGCTTCCGGGCTATGGCGAACCTCCGTCGCGCGCTCCAGAACTACGAGGTCGCAGCGTGA
- a CDS encoding tyrosine-type recombinase/integrase, with the protein MQKKTLPRNPRPNPSMRCGCPPCLAKYPGDRQAVDEHIGSWEARYTDPHGKGRSKNWPDETKAIEFLEQTRTEVRQRTWLDPTRSEITLCAWHRLWWPTQTGEETTLDRDSRSYRNHIEPHWGSLKLYEFSWLGIQTWVNQLHDENGGPLAASSVVKVFQILDRMLEAAKRDRRLPFNPAEGVKLPKVKKKHPEDRRPPSYAQLWLIRAHLPDYMHTLQIVAQETGLRWGELAGLRWCNVDFARRVIHVREVLTEVKGQIKRKIYPKSDAGLRTVPITGLALRVLRELLADEPDASTNRSEADAGLCPAELVFHGRNKIRRGTKKSGSDGEPYRAPLRRSAFRRLWTKALQDSGVGRTKTKKVMVEETDPQTGRTRKVEKERTEHWPAFHDQRHSFASRLHDRGVPEVIAQEILGHERAGKVTWLYTHAAADYAGQVLAALEEKKPGRTGARKPLRLVA; encoded by the coding sequence GTGCAGAAGAAGACGCTGCCCCGCAACCCGCGCCCCAACCCGTCCATGAGGTGCGGCTGTCCGCCGTGCCTCGCGAAGTACCCCGGAGACCGGCAGGCCGTCGACGAACACATCGGTTCGTGGGAGGCCCGGTACACCGACCCACACGGCAAGGGCCGCAGCAAGAACTGGCCGGACGAGACGAAGGCCATCGAGTTCCTGGAGCAGACCCGCACCGAGGTCCGGCAACGCACCTGGCTGGACCCGACCCGGTCCGAGATCACGCTCTGCGCGTGGCATCGGCTGTGGTGGCCGACGCAGACCGGTGAGGAAACCACCCTCGACCGGGACAGTCGCAGCTACCGGAACCACATTGAGCCCCACTGGGGTTCGCTCAAGCTGTACGAGTTCAGCTGGCTCGGGATCCAGACCTGGGTGAACCAGCTGCACGACGAGAACGGCGGGCCACTCGCCGCGAGCAGCGTGGTGAAAGTGTTCCAGATCCTCGACCGGATGCTCGAAGCAGCGAAGCGCGACCGGCGCCTGCCCTTCAACCCGGCCGAGGGAGTGAAGCTGCCGAAGGTGAAGAAGAAGCACCCCGAGGACCGCAGGCCTCCGTCGTACGCGCAGCTGTGGCTGATCCGCGCGCACCTGCCCGACTACATGCACACCCTCCAGATCGTTGCCCAGGAGACCGGCCTCCGCTGGGGTGAGCTGGCCGGCCTCCGCTGGTGCAACGTGGACTTCGCCCGCCGTGTCATCCACGTCCGCGAGGTCCTCACCGAAGTGAAGGGCCAGATTAAGCGCAAGATCTACCCCAAGTCTGATGCAGGCCTGCGCACCGTGCCGATCACCGGTCTTGCCCTGCGCGTTCTCCGCGAGCTCTTGGCCGACGAGCCCGACGCCAGCACGAACCGCTCCGAGGCTGACGCCGGACTGTGTCCGGCCGAGCTCGTCTTCCACGGGCGGAACAAGATCCGGCGCGGAACGAAGAAGAGTGGCTCGGACGGCGAGCCGTACCGGGCGCCACTCCGCCGCAGTGCATTCCGTCGGCTGTGGACCAAGGCCCTCCAGGACTCAGGCGTCGGCCGGACGAAGACGAAGAAGGTCATGGTCGAGGAGACGGACCCGCAGACCGGGCGTACGCGGAAGGTGGAGAAAGAGAGGACGGAGCACTGGCCAGCCTTCCATGACCAGCGCCACAGCTTCGCGTCCCGGTTGCACGACCGCGGTGTGCCAGAGGTGATCGCACAGGAGATCCTCGGACACGAGCGCGCCGGCAAAGTCACCTGGCTCTACACCCACGCCGCCGCCGACTACGCGGGCCAGGTCCTCGCGGCGCTGGAGGAGAAGAAGCCAGGCCGGACCGGTGCCAGGAAGCCGTTGCGCTTGGTCGCTTGA
- a CDS encoding DLW-39 family protein, with the protein MKKLLLVALAAIGGLLVYRQIQADRAEQDLWTEATDSVPAGSGV; encoded by the coding sequence GTGAAGAAGCTTCTCCTGGTCGCACTGGCCGCCATCGGCGGGCTCCTCGTGTACCGCCAGATCCAGGCGGATCGCGCCGAGCAGGATCTGTGGACGGAGGCGACTGACTCCGTGCCCGCAGGTTCGGGTGTGTGA
- a CDS encoding cell wall protein encodes MVWLVEAGLHRRAGATTLAVARDLAGRMDYRLGSVLYDLEGTAARCGVSAATVKRHVRVLRELGALVWQRHGTKRNLHLPGRRYAGTATVYAATIPAVYDSAMGHRLEGAGYEARVCGVTDAGRDRAVEDAQARLRRVDNSPVGTGSSGGCAPHSSGRHHDVPEVDVEGKGNCTPRRRATPGRAARRSPLQVARDIAMARQVRPLVGWTQHEGLRRLAYALRPLIDRGLDARDIAAELYGLAIGWRPARPAAWITAALARDREVSVGHAGTEPPEAFRRAVTGARESAAGPAGGAAYGIEGLTRAEVVQLRSAAATDPGLVLVALENLGERDARRLYTNRLVDEVLLYAFTGARPAGVRA; translated from the coding sequence GTGGTGTGGCTCGTCGAGGCGGGCCTGCATCGCCGGGCAGGGGCGACGACGCTGGCCGTCGCGCGCGATCTGGCCGGGCGGATGGACTACCGGCTCGGCTCCGTGCTGTACGACCTGGAGGGCACCGCTGCCCGGTGCGGGGTGTCGGCGGCGACGGTGAAGCGGCACGTCCGGGTGTTACGCGAGCTGGGCGCGCTGGTGTGGCAGCGGCACGGGACGAAACGGAACCTGCACCTGCCCGGCCGCCGGTACGCGGGCACGGCGACGGTCTATGCCGCCACGATCCCGGCCGTGTACGACTCCGCGATGGGCCACCGCCTGGAGGGCGCCGGATACGAGGCGCGGGTGTGCGGGGTGACGGACGCGGGCCGGGACCGTGCGGTGGAGGATGCACAGGCGAGGCTCCGGCGTGTGGATAACTCACCTGTGGGAACCGGCAGCTCAGGCGGGTGTGCGCCCCATTCTTCCGGGCGGCACCACGACGTACCCGAAGTTGATGTGGAGGGGAAGGGGAACTGCACCCCGCGCAGGCGGGCGACGCCCGGCCGTGCGGCGCGGCGGTCCCCGCTCCAGGTCGCACGGGACATCGCCATGGCGCGGCAGGTGCGGCCGCTCGTCGGCTGGACCCAGCACGAGGGCCTGCGCCGCCTCGCGTACGCCCTGCGCCCGCTCATCGACCGGGGTCTCGACGCCCGTGACATTGCGGCGGAGCTCTACGGCCTGGCGATCGGATGGCGGCCGGCCCGCCCGGCGGCCTGGATCACCGCGGCTCTGGCGCGCGACCGGGAGGTGTCCGTGGGGCATGCGGGTACGGAGCCGCCGGAGGCGTTCCGTCGAGCTGTGACCGGTGCACGGGAGTCGGCGGCCGGGCCTGCCGGGGGCGCGGCGTACGGAATCGAGGGGCTGACGCGTGCGGAGGTCGTCCAGTTGCGCTCGGCCGCCGCGACGGACCCGGGCCTGGTACTCGTCGCCCTGGAGAACCTCGGTGAGCGGGATGCCCGGCGTCTGTACACGAACCGGCTCGTCGACGAGGTGCTGCTGTACGCGTTCACCGGGGCGCGGCCCGCAGGTGTACGGGCATGA
- a CDS encoding AAA family ATPase → MSTFTFAPATRETAKARIALQGPGGSGKTKTALRMAERLADGGTIGVVDTERGSAKKYAVVPGRPDLGGHEFGHMPMAFCSPENLIAAVRAAEEARLAVLVLDSWSHFWAGKGGLLARVEAESQKSTNRGGKFTAWAPVNDLEQDMLDALLNFPGHVIVTMRTKNDYSMEGKTVTKVGVKTVQREGSEYEFDVVIDMIEGTGTVTKTRYEPLYNVSVHHPGEDFADVILEQLGQGVDPVQAITDELIGESLTYSRALELHGQAKARNLLGVDLLHPKSGEPSKLGEVIAEYGAALRPQPAPAPTPAPTAPSAAPAAQSEQSAAPSGTSPVSAPQMRMMHACFSKVGLGAKDQREERLHATGLIVGRQVESANELTFDEAATLLDTLSAYGDMDNPAAEFAAMVQGLEDDVAQQSGRDRLAPQTA, encoded by the coding sequence ATGAGCACGTTCACCTTCGCCCCCGCCACCCGCGAAACTGCCAAGGCTCGCATCGCCCTCCAGGGCCCCGGCGGGTCCGGCAAGACCAAGACCGCCCTCCGCATGGCGGAGCGGCTCGCGGACGGCGGCACCATCGGCGTCGTCGACACTGAGCGCGGCTCCGCGAAGAAGTACGCCGTCGTCCCCGGCCGCCCCGACTTGGGTGGGCACGAGTTCGGCCACATGCCGATGGCCTTCTGCTCACCGGAGAACCTCATCGCGGCAGTCCGCGCTGCCGAGGAAGCCCGGCTCGCCGTTCTCGTCCTCGACTCCTGGTCGCACTTCTGGGCGGGGAAGGGCGGCCTCCTCGCTCGCGTCGAGGCAGAGTCCCAGAAGTCCACGAACCGGGGTGGCAAATTCACCGCCTGGGCGCCGGTCAACGACCTCGAACAGGACATGCTCGACGCCCTGTTGAACTTCCCCGGGCACGTCATCGTCACGATGCGGACGAAGAACGACTACTCGATGGAAGGCAAGACCGTCACGAAGGTCGGCGTGAAAACCGTCCAGCGTGAGGGCTCGGAGTACGAGTTCGATGTCGTGATCGACATGATCGAGGGCACGGGCACCGTCACCAAGACCCGGTACGAGCCGCTCTACAACGTCAGCGTGCACCACCCCGGCGAGGACTTCGCCGATGTGATCCTTGAGCAGCTGGGCCAAGGCGTCGACCCGGTCCAGGCGATCACGGATGAGCTGATCGGCGAGAGCCTGACGTACAGCCGGGCGCTGGAGCTGCACGGCCAGGCGAAGGCGCGGAACCTCCTCGGGGTTGACCTCCTGCACCCGAAATCGGGGGAGCCGTCGAAGCTCGGTGAGGTGATCGCGGAGTACGGGGCGGCTCTCCGCCCGCAGCCCGCCCCTGCGCCGACACCGGCTCCGACCGCGCCGAGTGCTGCTCCCGCCGCACAGTCCGAGCAGTCGGCTGCACCGTCTGGCACGTCGCCGGTCTCAGCTCCGCAGATGCGAATGATGCACGCCTGCTTCTCGAAGGTCGGGCTCGGGGCGAAGGACCAGCGCGAGGAGCGGCTGCACGCGACCGGTCTCATCGTCGGCCGCCAGGTGGAGTCCGCGAACGAGCTGACGTTCGACGAGGCCGCGACGCTCCTCGACACGCTCAGCGCCTACGGCGACATGGACAACCCGGCCGCCGAGTTCGCCGCCATGGTCCAGGGCCTGGAGGACGACGTCGCCCAGCAGTCTGGGCGCGACCGGCTCGCCCCTCAGACCGCCTGA
- a CDS encoding vWA domain-containing protein yields the protein MPLSSLKQINRLLEQRSRDFGRGGTREGTQSPPHCAVGTVVDGLPDGYPTGLRVYGADQPQGCTDTRLVRPVQKLDRAAMKQAVAAVRPRGDTPIGLSLRKAAQDLPQPADGAIGTRTILLISDGEDNCGTPQPCEVAEQLGKEGVGLRIDTVGFQVKGAARKQLECIANAGNGRYYDAPDAKALARQLQRASQLSADGYRLRGERVAGAATADRAPALVPGQYLDTIGPGEKRYYAVDLDDVSTVDFAATAVPQPGAAVDTFDALSTTIEYDAYGSCGTHTARFLQKEGAVPLTSAVARIRSEQGTRTCDRAGRYRLVVERESKKGSDAARWPLELVYGVEAPLAKGVTPAQSQTEYGTGGKEATLPTGDPRDVRGGTGFNDAETIGQGVWRDRILPSQTLWYKVPAGWGQQVRYDVEFANEPTVDRSTVTYSYGATQLYTPARYPLTGGGEFNPHAMYSGRPSAVAMGGVPVAWTNRYENRTDVQPVHTGGGFYISVTLGAQAAEIAENPQIGLVLRVSVLGDERTGPEHGAPAAAKKSGGEAAQNADKKGDSIASEDSSGAGGAGWTGIAAAAGAAVMAVLVAVFVYVRSRRGAAARTTRGSA from the coding sequence GTGCCCTTGAGTTCCCTCAAGCAAATCAATAGGTTGCTTGAGCAAAGAAGCCGGGATTTCGGTCGAGGGGGCACGCGTGAGGGCACGCAATCACCACCGCACTGCGCGGTCGGCACGGTCGTGGACGGCCTCCCCGACGGATATCCCACCGGTCTGCGTGTGTACGGAGCCGATCAGCCGCAGGGCTGCACGGACACCCGGCTCGTACGCCCGGTGCAGAAGCTCGACCGGGCCGCGATGAAGCAGGCCGTGGCGGCCGTACGTCCCCGGGGGGACACCCCCATCGGCCTGTCGCTCCGGAAGGCCGCGCAGGACCTGCCGCAGCCCGCGGACGGGGCCATCGGTACGCGCACGATCCTGCTGATCTCCGACGGTGAGGACAACTGCGGTACGCCGCAGCCCTGCGAGGTCGCCGAGCAGCTCGGCAAGGAGGGGGTCGGGCTGCGGATCGACACCGTCGGCTTCCAGGTGAAGGGCGCGGCCCGCAAGCAGCTGGAGTGCATCGCGAACGCGGGCAACGGCCGCTACTACGACGCACCGGACGCCAAGGCGCTGGCCCGTCAGCTCCAGCGTGCCTCCCAGCTGTCCGCCGACGGCTACCGGCTCCGGGGCGAGCGGGTGGCGGGCGCGGCCACTGCCGACCGGGCGCCCGCGCTCGTACCCGGGCAGTATCTGGACACCATCGGGCCGGGCGAGAAGCGGTACTACGCGGTCGATCTGGACGACGTGTCCACGGTGGACTTCGCGGCGACGGCGGTGCCTCAGCCCGGGGCGGCCGTGGACACGTTCGACGCGCTGAGCACCACGATCGAGTACGACGCCTACGGATCCTGCGGGACGCACACCGCGCGCTTCCTGCAGAAGGAGGGCGCGGTTCCGCTGACTTCGGCGGTCGCCCGCATCCGTTCGGAGCAGGGCACCCGGACCTGTGACCGGGCGGGCCGGTACCGGCTGGTGGTGGAGCGTGAGAGCAAGAAGGGTTCCGACGCCGCGCGTTGGCCCCTTGAGCTGGTGTACGGGGTCGAGGCGCCGCTGGCGAAGGGCGTGACGCCCGCCCAGTCGCAGACGGAGTACGGGACGGGCGGCAAGGAGGCCACGCTGCCGACGGGTGACCCCCGTGACGTGCGCGGCGGCACCGGGTTCAACGACGCCGAGACGATCGGGCAGGGCGTGTGGCGCGACCGGATCCTGCCGTCCCAGACGCTCTGGTACAAGGTTCCGGCGGGCTGGGGCCAGCAGGTGCGCTACGACGTGGAGTTCGCGAACGAGCCCACGGTGGACCGCTCCACGGTCACGTACTCCTACGGGGCGACCCAGCTCTACACGCCGGCGCGCTACCCGCTCACCGGGGGAGGCGAGTTCAACCCGCACGCGATGTACAGCGGCCGTCCTTCGGCGGTGGCGATGGGCGGGGTTCCGGTCGCCTGGACCAACCGCTACGAGAACCGGACCGACGTCCAGCCCGTGCACACCGGGGGCGGCTTCTACATCTCGGTGACGCTGGGCGCGCAGGCCGCCGAGATCGCGGAGAATCCGCAGATCGGTCTGGTGCTGAGGGTTTCGGTGCTCGGCGACGAACGGACCGGTCCGGAGCACGGCGCTCCCGCGGCGGCGAAGAAGTCCGGCGGTGAGGCCGCGCAGAATGCGGACAAGAAGGGTGATTCGATCGCGTCCGAAGACAGCAGTGGTGCGGGAGGGGCAGGATGGACCGGCATCGCGGCTGCTGCCGGGGCGGCCGTCATGGCCGTGCTGGTCGCCGTGTTCGTATATGTACGCAGCCGCCGCGGGGCAGCCGCACGGACGACGAGGGGAAGCGCGTGA